The sequence CAGACCCGGCAGAGTCTGGAGAATATCAAGGCAATCCTCGAGGCGGAGGGCCTGAACATGCAGGACGTCCTGAAGGTGACCGTCTATCTCGCCGATATCGAGGACTTCGACGTCATGAACGATGCCTACGGCGAGTACTTCAGGGACAACCCGCCCGCCCGCAGTGCGGTGCAGGTCGGTGCCCTCCCGAAGGGTGTCGACGTCGAGATAGAGGCCATCGCGGCCCAGCGCGACTAAACCGATGACCGGGCGACGACGAGAACACGTCCTCTGGGGACTCGTCGGCGCACTCTCGTTTCTCGTCCTGGCACAGGGGTATCGACTCCTCTGGGACCGGGGCCCGTCCCTGTTGTCCCTGCTGGCAGTCGCCGTGATCGTCTGGATCGGTGCCGCCGTCGGTAGCGCGCTGCTCGAGTCGTGGCTGGCCGGGAAGAGAAGGGTTTAAACGCCGGACACGGGTACGATGGAATGGGCCGGGATGGCCGAATGGCAAAGCGCACGCCTGGAAAGCGTGTCCCCTTTCGGGGTTCTGGGTTCAAATCCCAGTCCCGGCGCTTCTTCGACGACTCATCTGTGACGAGCACCTCGCCTAGCCCCGCCGCACCCACTTCTCCACGCGCTCTGCGGTGGCGGTCCCCTGGAAGACCACGTCGAAGCGATCCGTGGCGACGAGGCCGCCGAGGAGCGCGACCGCCAGCGCCGCCGAGAACCAGTTGCCGTAGAAGACGTTGACGCCGCCCCAGAGCAGGACGAAACTCACCATGTCGTCGAGGGCGAACTCGGTGGTCTCGAGTCGATCCAGCAGCTCGGTCCGGGCGAAGGCCGCGTCCAGCGCGAATACGGCGACCGTTCCGCTGAGGAGCCAGCCGGCGTAGTTCGAGAACGGGACGCCGTAGAACGCGCCACCGCCGAACGACCAGAACTGCAGCGCGACCGCCCCGGGGTCCAGGACCAGGTCGATGACCATGATCGTCGCGAGGGTGGCGGGCAACCGGACGAACCGCGACTCCGCACGAGGGCCCAGCAACAGCACGGTCAGCAGGTAGGCGTTGACCACGAGGGGGATGAAAAAGACCGGGAGACCGATGGGGATGCCGCCGACCATCGGCCCGAGAGAGATCTGGTAGGCGAACTCGCCGTACGGCCAGCCAGTCGTGATGCCGACGAACTCGATGGCGTAGGCGTAGCCCATGAGCCCACCCACCATGACACTCGCGCGGCGGTCGAGGAGCGGGACGATGGCCGCCACGAGCGGGAGCCGCATGACGGCGGTCCCGAAGAGGAGCAACATGGGCTGGTAGGCGTACGGTTCGGGAATCACGCCCTCGGCACTCGCGACGAGCAGGACGACACCGACGACGGGGAAGGTGACCGCGATGGTGAACCGATTCCGCCGGACGAAATCGTCGAATCTGTCTTCCAGTTCGTGCCGACGATCCCCATCCAGGTCGCGCCGACGGCCCTCACGCATAGGCGAGCCTCCACAGTCCTGCCGCGGTCAGCAGCCCGCCGACGACCGTGTTGATCGCGGGGAAGTACCAGTACGCGGTGCCGACGTCGACGTCACGACCGGCGACCCACAGCGCGACCATCGGATAGACGGCCAGCAACGCTCCCGCCCGCCAGTCCAGCGCGCCGAAGGCGACGGCGGCGAGTCCCCACGTAAAGACGCAGTACAGGAGGGCACCGCGTTCGCCCAGCACGGTCGCGGTCGTTCGAATACCGCCCTGCCGGTCGGGTTCGACGTCGGGGACCGCGGAGAAGGTGTGCATCGCCATGGCCCAGAGCCATCCCCCGACGACCGCGAGCAGCGGTGGCTGACTGCCTGCGATGGCGGCGTAGGCCGCGCCGCCGGGAAGGATGTAGAGGCCGTTGGAGACCGAATCGAGTGGCGGCCGCACCTTCAACCGAACCGGGGGCACGCTGTAGGCGGCGCCGAGCACCAGAAAGCCCGCGATCCACGGCGCGGCGGGCCGCGGGACGAGCGAGAGGAGTGCGAGCCCGAGCGCCAGACTGGCGAGCACTGCGATCACGGTCGCCCGTTCGCCCTCGTAGCGAACCTCCCGGTCCGCTTTCTTCGGATTCCGCCGGTCGATCTCCCGGTCGAAGACGTCGTTGACGCCGTACAGGAAGACGTTCGCGGGGACGAGGAAGTACGCGAACAGGGCGACCGGGAGGATGGCGAGGAGGTCGGTCGGGCGGTCGGCGCCAAACGCCAGCCCCACCAGCACGGGACCGGCGAGGTACAGCCAGAAGCGGGGGCGGGACTGTCTGAGGAGGTAGCCGGCGGGCACGGTCACAGGTCGTCGAGGACGTACTCGGCCGTGTGTTCGCCGCTGATGAGCGTCATCGGGACGCCGATGCCGGGCGTGGTGTACGAACCGGTGAAGTACAGCCCGTCGACCGCCGACGATCGGTGCGAGGGGCGGAAGACGGCGGTCTGGCGGAGCGTATGGGCCAGCCCGAGCGCGCTGCCGGCCTCGCTGTTGAACTGCGAGCGGTAGTCCTCGACGCTCGTCGTCCGCTCCAGGACGATGCGGTCGCGGAGGTCGGTGCCGGTGTGTTCGGCGAGGTCTGCGAGGATCTGCTCCCGATAGGCCGCCCGCTGTTCCGGACCGTCCTCGAGGTCGGCAGCGATGGGGACCAGTATCACCACGGCGCTGTGACCCTCCGGGGCGACGGTGTCGTCCGTCTGGGAGGTGACCGAGACGTAGTACGCCGGGTCCGCCGGCCAGGCCGGGTCCTCGAAGATCGTCTCGAAGTGTGGGTCCCAGTCGCCCGGCAACACGAGCGTGTGGTGCTCGAGATCCGGGACCTCGCCCTCGACGCCCAGATACAGCATGAACGCGGAGGGGGCGTAGGTCCGCGACTCCCAGTACGAATCGGCGTACTGTCGCTTCTCCGGGGGGAGGAGGTCGCGTTCGGTGTGTGCGTAATCGGCGTCGGAGACGACGACATCGGCCGGGTACGCACCGGACTCCGTCCGGACGGAGAACCCGCCACGGGCTCCCTCGATGGCGGTCACCGGCTCACCGGTGTGGTAGGTGACGCCGTGTTCCTCGCCGAGCGCGGCGATCCCGTCGACGACGCTGTGCATTCCGCCCTCGGGGTAGAAGACGCCGAGGTTGAAATCGACGTGGCTCATCAGGTTGTACAGCGCCGGCGTGTTCTTCGGGCTCCCGCCCAGGAAGACGAGCGTGTACTGCAGTATCTGCTGGAGTTTCGGGTGATCGAAGTACGACTCGACGTGGTCTTGCATGGAGCCGAGCAGGCTGAGCCCGCGGGCGTACACCGCTAGCCGGGGGTCGAGGAAGTCCCGGAGCCTGGAGCGGTCCTCGTAGACGAAATGCTCCATCCCCACCTCGTAGTTCTCCTTCGAGGTCGCCAGATACTCCCGGAAGGTCTCGCCAGCGCCGGGTTCGTAGGCCTCGAAGAGCGTTTCTAGCTGGTCGAGGTCGCTGGTGACGTCGACGACGTCGCCGGATGGCCC is a genomic window of Halanaeroarchaeum sp. HSR-CO containing:
- a CDS encoding prenyltransferase, which produces MPAGYLLRQSRPRFWLYLAGPVLVGLAFGADRPTDLLAILPVALFAYFLVPANVFLYGVNDVFDREIDRRNPKKADREVRYEGERATVIAVLASLALGLALLSLVPRPAAPWIAGFLVLGAAYSVPPVRLKVRPPLDSVSNGLYILPGGAAYAAIAGSQPPLLAVVGGWLWAMAMHTFSAVPDVEPDRQGGIRTTATVLGERGALLYCVFTWGLAAVAFGALDWRAGALLAVYPMVALWVAGRDVDVGTAYWYFPAINTVVGGLLTAAGLWRLAYA
- a CDS encoding NAD(P)/FAD-dependent oxidoreductase produces the protein MTDASGTDIVVVGGGFGGLSTASYLADAGADVTVLEKNGQLGGRAGTIEADGFRFDTGPSWYLMPDVFERFFGHFDRAPSQYYGLKRLNPHYRIFFKEDVGPDPRGDPPGLSAGPSGDVVDVTSDLDQLETLFEAYEPGAGETFREYLATSKENYEVGMEHFVYEDRSRLRDFLDPRLAVYARGLSLLGSMQDHVESYFDHPKLQQILQYTLVFLGGSPKNTPALYNLMSHVDFNLGVFYPEGGMHSVVDGIAALGEEHGVTYHTGEPVTAIEGARGGFSVRTESGAYPADVVVSDADYAHTERDLLPPEKRQYADSYWESRTYAPSAFMLYLGVEGEVPDLEHHTLVLPGDWDPHFETIFEDPAWPADPAYYVSVTSQTDDTVAPEGHSAVVILVPIAADLEDGPEQRAAYREQILADLAEHTGTDLRDRIVLERTTSVEDYRSQFNSEAGSALGLAHTLRQTAVFRPSHRSSAVDGLYFTGSYTTPGIGVPMTLISGEHTAEYVLDDL
- a CDS encoding Rid family detoxifying hydrolase, encoding MKRVIDSAEAPAAVGAYSQATTDGSLLFTAGQIPLTPDGDLLDDEGVDVQTRQSLENIKAILEAEGLNMQDVLKVTVYLADIEDFDVMNDAYGEYFRDNPPARSAVQVGALPKGVDVEIEAIAAQRD
- the cruF gene encoding bisanhydrobacterioruberin hydratase, yielding MREGRRRDLDGDRRHELEDRFDDFVRRNRFTIAVTFPVVGVVLLVASAEGVIPEPYAYQPMLLLFGTAVMRLPLVAAIVPLLDRRASVMVGGLMGYAYAIEFVGITTGWPYGEFAYQISLGPMVGGIPIGLPVFFIPLVVNAYLLTVLLLGPRAESRFVRLPATLATIMVIDLVLDPGAVALQFWSFGGGAFYGVPFSNYAGWLLSGTVAVFALDAAFARTELLDRLETTEFALDDMVSFVLLWGGVNVFYGNWFSAALAVALLGGLVATDRFDVVFQGTATAERVEKWVRRG